One Drosophila virilis strain 15010-1051.87 chromosome 5, Dvir_AGI_RSII-ME, whole genome shotgun sequence DNA window includes the following coding sequences:
- the LOC6627206 gene encoding small integral membrane protein 12-A, with the protein MWPVIMALLRRNAVYITLPVAAVVGFIGYNLENLMSDKYTPYSPSIQEVRSQRQTDESLIENAGNVEKLHLTSSVLERNLSPSLQPKA; encoded by the exons atgtgGCCGGTAATAATGGCACTTTTGCGGCGCAATGCTGTCTACATTACATTGCCCGTTGCAGCCGTCGTAGGTTTTATTGGCTACAATCTGGAGAATCTTATGTCCGACAAATACACGCCATACAGTC CTTCCATACAAGAGGTTCGCTCTCAGCGCCAGACTGATGAAAGCCTTATAGAAAATGCAGGAAACGTGGAAAAATTGCACTTAACGAGCTCCGTGCTGGAGCGCAATTTGTCGCCATCCCTGCAACCAAAAGCATAA
- the LOC6625105 gene encoding uncharacterized protein codes for MRSMWLRVLQMLLGLWLTLADARLLKFTNVKCLELPTNAGFSRYEYCRLKVVRRNQVELSLKVSLLELPITNLTTRLQCFQRSDGYRPFIYNILFDFCKLMAARKYRISFERFIFDAVRQHSNFNHSCPWREDHMTVERYALDFTKVNMPVPAGVYRLDFTFYAYGIARTLTQVYFEKLE; via the exons ATGCGTTCGATGTGGCTGCGAGTGCTGCAAATGCTGCTCGGACTGTGGCTGACGCTGGCG GATGCGCGTCTGCTCAAGTTCACGAATGTCAAGTGCCTGGAGCTGCCGACAAATGCGGGCTTCAGCAGGTACGAGTACTGCCGCCTGAAGGTGGTGCGGCGCAATCAGGTGGAGCTCTCGCTGAAGGTCAGCCTGCTGGAGCTGCCCATCACGAACCTGACCACCAGGCTGCAGTGCTTCCAGCGCAGCGACGGCTATCGTCCGTTCATCTACAATATACTCTTCGATTTCTGCAAGCTGATGGCCGCACGCAAATATCGCATTTCCTTCGAGAGATTCATCTTCGATGCTGTGCGCCAGCACAGCAACTTTAATCATTCGTGTCCCTGGCGGGAGGATCACATGACCGTGGAGCGTTACGCTTTGGACTTTACCAAGGTGAACATGCCCGTGCCGGCGGGCGTCTATCGGCTGGACTTTACCTTCTACGCTTACGGCATAGCGCGCACCTTGACGCAGGTCTACTTCGAGAAACTCGAATAG